One window from the genome of Podospora pseudocomata strain CBS 415.72m chromosome 6, whole genome shotgun sequence encodes:
- a CDS encoding hypothetical protein (EggNog:ENOG503PAAH; COG:Q), which translates to MAMMVSPTDFLDAHYYLYLFVLFTGAFLLRDTLRNRHLSRFPHLNPKAVTELTKTRIRKEFFTTSYTIIRQWFHTNPDKAVRVTADVGDVIILPVRLANEIKNDPRLSFGEFIYNSFHASLPGFEGFREGARDSRIVQAVIVRDLTKHLNKVTEPLAEETRLALDELLPHTMASATWQPVEIRDTILHLIARISSRVFLGSELCRNEDWLKVTRDYTADAMRAAIELRFVPKPVRFLAHWFMPSCQKARVHVQEARRIIGPVLEKRRAQKMAGNGNFDDDAIEWFEREAQGKPYDPVIAQLVMSMAAIHTTTDLTVQVLADLVQHPDMIDPLREEIESALREGDWTKNSLYNMKLLDSVIKESQRIKPIGLVSMRRVATAPLTLSDGTYIPKGATIAVSAERMWDPAAYPGADSWDGNRFLKMRSVPGSEHVAQLVSTSPEHMGFGHGQHACPGRFFAGNEVKIALVHLLLRYDWRLPEGAAAPKPRTLGFGLGVDPSLRLEYRPRTRNLGDLGGIEVW; encoded by the exons ATGGCCATGATGGTTTCACCAACTGACTTTCTCGACGCTCATTACTACCTTTACTTGTTTGTCCTCTTCACTGGTGCTTTCCTCCTTCGAGACACACTTCGAAATCGCCATCTATCCCGATTTcctcacctcaaccccaaggCTGTGACGGAGCTGACCAAAACTCGCATCCGCAAGGAGTTCTTCACCACATCCTACACCATCATTCGTCAGTGGTtccacaccaaccccgacaagGCAGTCCGGGTCACGGCAGATGTGGGCGATGTCATCATCTTGCCCGTCCGACTGGCCAATGAAATCAAAAACGACCCCCGGTTGAGCTTTGGAGAGTTTATTTACAACTCGTTCCACGCGAGCCTACCGGGGTTTGAAGGCTTCAGAGAGGGTGCCAGGGATTCGAGGATTGTGCAGGCAGTCATAGTGCGCGATCTGACAAAGCACCTGA ACAAGGTGACCGAGCCTCTGGCAGAAGAAACGAGACTCGCGCTTGATGAGCTACTACCCCATACGATGGCGAGTGCAACATGGCAGCCCGTCGAGATTCGCGATACAATCCTACACCTCATTGCACGCATCTCCTCTCGCGTGTTTCTAGGCAGCGAGCTCTGCCGAAATGAAGACTGGCTCAAGGTCACACGCGACTACACAGCTGATGCTATGCGCGCGGCTATTGAGTTACGTTTCGTCCCCAAGCCTGTGCGGTTTCTGGCACACTGGTTTATGCCGTCTTGCCAAAAAGCAAGAGTGCATGTCCAGGAGGCAAGACGGATCATTGGGCCTGTTctggaaaagagaagagcaCAAAAAATGGCCGGCAACGGCAATTTTGACGACGATGCTATTGAATG GTTCGAGCGCGAGGCACAAGGCAAACCGTATGATCCTGTCATTGCGCAGCTTGTCATGAGCATGGCAGCCATCCATACCACGACCGATCTGACAGTGCAGGTTTTGGCCGATTTGGTCCAGCATCCTGACATGATTGACCCTCTGCGCGAAGAGATCGAGTCGGCTCTTCGGGAGGGTGACTGGACCAAGAACTCGCTTTACAACATGAAGCTTTTGGACAGCGTGATCAAAGAGAGCCAGCGGATCAAGCCAATCGGCCTTGTCTCGATGCGTCGTGTGGCTACAGCGCCCCTCACCTTGTCAGACGGCACCTACATTCCCAAGGGTGCCACGATTGCCGTGTCAGCAGAGCGCATGTGGGATCCAGCTGCTTATCCTGGAGCTGACTCGTGGGATGGCAACCGCTTTCTGAAGATGCGATCTGTTCCAGGCAGCGAGCACGTTGCGCAGTTGGTTAGCACCAGCCCTGAGCACATGGGCTTTGGACACGGACAGCATGCCTGTCCTGGGCGCTTTTTCGCGGGGAATGAAGTCAAGATTGCGCTTGTTCACTTGTTGCTGAGATATGACTGGCGACTACCCGAGGGAGCTGCAGCCCCAAAGCCAAGAACACTGGGCTTTGGTCTTGGGGTTGATCCGAGCCTGCGCTTGGAGTATCGGCCGAGAACCAGAAATCTGGGCGATCTGGGTGGCATTGAGGTTTGGTGA
- a CDS encoding hypothetical protein (COG:H; CAZy:PL1; EggNog:ENOG503NUJG) — MRTAHSLVWLATAATVATAVRINKPRLLSKRQMNWEEQEEATYDDACNIGYCSVFGATIGGWGAEHNFVKTVDEFTAAVAGTEVGVVIVGAAIEAEGIQVAVGSSKTIIGAPGSSLSGIGLLLKDSRNVIIRNLVISNTKTDAITIQNGRSIWLDHLDISASGGKLLGITSGSDYISVSHNKFHGFSHASDSAVAIGHPDSSALEDNDKFHITFARNHFVNVTNALSFRSGTGHIFNSFYEKPHRGLDIGGGGKVLVEKSVFDGIGTGNAVFSSDGRGYATIKDVVVVGAYGSFPPEADLSEENVAYPYDWFIYETAKVKDVASRWAGQTLKFMSWD; from the exons ATGCGTACTGCACACTCCCTTGTTTGGTTGGCCACAGCTGCCACAGTTGCCACCGCCGTCAGGATCAACAAGCCCCGTCTTCTGTCGAAAAGACAGATGAACTgggaagagcaggaagaggcAACATACGACGATGCCTGCAATATTGGTTATTGTTCTGTGTTCGGAGC AACTATTGGCGGCTGGGGGGCTGAGCACAACTTTGTCAAGACAGTGGATGAGTTTACCGCTGCCGTGGCAGGAACAGAAGTAGGCGTGGTTATTGTCGGTGCGGCTATTGAGGCAGAAGGCATCCAAGTTGCAGTAGGGTCCAGTAAGACCATTATCGGTGCTCCTGGAAGCT CTCTGAGCGGTATCGGCCTGTTGCTAAAAGACAGCCGCAACGTTATCATCCGTAACCTAGTCatctccaacaccaagaccgaCGCTATCACTATCCAGAACGGCCGCTCCATCTGGCTCGACCATCTAGACATCTCGGCTTCGGGTGGAAAGCTTCTCGGAATCACTAGCGGCAGTGACTACATCTCGGTGAGCCACAACAAGTTCCACGGCTTCTCACACGCCTCCGATTCAGCCGTGGCAATCGGGCACCCAGACAGCAGCGCTCTTGAGGACAATGACAAATTCCACATAACATTTGCGAGAAACCACTTTGTGAACGTCACCAATGCCCTGTCGTTCCGATCCGGCACTGGGCATATCTTCAATTCGTTCTACGAGAAGCCACATAGAGGTCTTGAcattggaggtggtgggaaggtgCTGGTAGAGAAGAGTGTGTTTGACGGAATTGGGACTGGAAATGCAGTGTTTTCCTCTGACGGGAGAGGCTATGCTACCATTAAAGACGTCGTGGTTGTTGGCGCCTATGGGAGCTTCCCTCCCGAAGCCGACCTGAGCGAGGAAAATGTGGCATATCCGTATGACTGGTTCATCTACGAAACAGCCAAGGTCAAAGATGTAGCTAGTCGATGGGCAGGGCAGACGCTCAAGTTCATGTCTTGGGATTAG
- a CDS encoding hypothetical protein (EggNog:ENOG503PHC5): MPAFRPTPRLSAAALPNPSSLPRAVPKGVAANVVVPGIVVAASVYGVISYIKNQLQHESSTIDKMFAQKNTPAVEESRRRSLLVDTEGDPRRTPYNILNWK; the protein is encoded by the exons ATGCCCGCCTTTCGTCCAACTCCCCGCCTGTCGGCCGCTGCCCTTCCCAatccttcttccctccccagAGCAGTTCCCAAGGGAGTAGCAGCCAATGTTGTTGTTCCAGGCATCGTGGTGGCGGCATCAG TATACGGCGTAATCAGCTACATCAAAAACCAACTGCAACATGAGTCATCCACCATCGACAAGATGTTTGCCCAAAAAAACACCCCCGCCGTGGAAGAATCGAGACGGAGAAGTCTCTTGGTGGATACTGAAGGCGACCCGAGGAGAACGCCCTACAACATTCTGAACTGGAAATAG